In a single window of the Papaver somniferum cultivar HN1 chromosome 8, ASM357369v1, whole genome shotgun sequence genome:
- the LOC113302904 gene encoding truncated transcription factor CAULIFLOWER A-like has product MGRGRVQLKRIENKINRQVTFSKRRSGLLKKAHEISVLCDAEVALIVFSTKGKLFEYSTDSGMDRILERYERYSYAERELVTTEIDQGNWSLEYSKLKSKIEILQKNQRHFMGEDLQSMSLKELQNLEQQLDVALKQIRSRKNQLMYESISELQKKEKALQEQNNKLGKQLKEKEKEVAAQQQQASQFSQGQSSPSFLLSQSLPSLNIGSGSYQARGGDNGNEEGNRTQTTRTNTATLMPPWMLRHVNEWK; this is encoded by the exons ATGGGTAGAGGAAGGGTTCAGCTGAAGAGAATCGAAAACAAGATAAATAGACAAGTAACGTTTTCAAAGAGAAGATCAGGATTGTTGAAGAAAGCACATGAAATTTCAGTTCTTTGTGATGCTGAAGTTGCTTTGATTGTTTTCTCTACTAAGGGAAAACTCTTTGAATATTCTACTGATTCCGG CATGGATAGGATCCTTGAGCGCTATGAGAGGTACTCGTATGCTGAACGGGAGCTTGTCACAACTGAAATTGATCAG GGAAACTGGTCCCTAGAGTATAGCAAGCTTAAATCAAAGATTGAAATCTTACAGAAAAACCAGAG GCATTTTATGGGGGAAGACTTACAATCCATGAGTCTTAAAGAGCTCCAAAATCTAGAACAACAGCTAGATGTTGCACTGAAACAGATTAGGTCAAGAaag AACCAACTCATGTATGAATCCATTTCTGAGCTTCAGAAAAAG GAAAAAGCACTGCAGGAGCAGAATAACAAACTAGGAAAGCAG CTCAAAGAAAAGGAGAAGGAAGTagcagcacagcagcaacagGCTTCGCAGTTTAGTCAAGGCCAATCCTCTCCCTCCTTCCTACTGTCCCAGTCGCTTCCTTCCTTAAATATTGG AAGCGGAAGTTACCAGGCGAGAGGAGGAGACAACGGAAACGAAGAAGGGAATCGAACTCAGACTACTAGAACCAACACTGCTACTCTTATGCCACCATGGATGCTTCGTCATGTTAATGAATGGAAGTAA
- the LOC113305998 gene encoding F-box/kelch-repeat protein At3g06240-like, translating into MDTYKLVPIGGQFRKTSSFDIQVYTLGSDSWNITRQSEVPYYIPFNGMYTYGLLFNGALHWLGYTTDRETSYGVIVSFDISTERFGDVPLPAAEHTLAFSSNSERCEKSVAVLGDYLFLCNVKYDYSSVADIWVMQNMEYKDLGLSNFRLAISIQELYTFPAFINI; encoded by the coding sequence ATGGACACTTACAAGCTGGTACCAATCGGCGGCCAGTTTAGAAAAACTAGTAGTTTTGATATTCAAGTTTACACACTAGGATCAGATTCCTGGAACATTACTCGACAATCAGAAGTTCCCTACTATATTCCTTTTAATGGTATGTATACTTATGGTTTGTTATTTAATGGAGCTCTTCACTGGTTAGGATATACGACCGATCGAGAAACCAGCTACGGAGTTATAGTGTCATTTGACATAAGCACCGAGAGATTTGGAGATGTGCCATTACCAGCAGCAGAACATACTCTGGCATTTTCTTCTAACAGCGAACGATGTGAAAAGAGTGTGGCAGTGTTGGGTGACTATCTTTTCTTATGTAATGTTAAATATGATTATAGTTCCGTCGCTGACATATGGGTGATGCAAAATATGGAGTACAAGGATCTTGGACTTAGCAATTTTCGATTAGCCATATCCATACAGGAATTGTATACGTTCCCTGCTTTCATAAATATTTGA